A part of Arthrobacter dokdonellae genomic DNA contains:
- a CDS encoding LacI family DNA-binding transcriptional regulator: MVAARAGVSTATVSLVTSGKTAGRVSVENIAKVDRAVRELGYVVDGLGSSLARGRSNIVILVAPDVSNPFFAKVVDGVRTEIGASFQLLISVTEAGQMPSAALVRNLLSLRPAGLLVDAPSAGFLAGLPAAGPMVLLDTAGVESDVPSVDLDVAGGAIQLADHLADLGHTTLAYLDGTTGTDTFRVRREAFCRQALSRGMDVVGQARTTIDVGAAADAFAAAWPQWQRRGVTAVVCSTDTHAYGVLQEARVARLAVPGQLAVTGFDDLPYSESSSPGLTTVRLPAAELGRTAGRQLLRLLDGAELAGEDPAGHRVTLRSALVVRGSTVEGAAVRPGGA; the protein is encoded by the coding sequence ATGGTTGCCGCGCGGGCCGGGGTGTCGACGGCGACTGTCTCGCTGGTGACCAGCGGGAAGACGGCCGGAAGGGTCTCGGTCGAGAACATCGCCAAGGTGGACCGCGCGGTCAGGGAGCTTGGATATGTGGTGGACGGACTCGGCAGCTCGCTGGCCCGCGGGCGCAGCAACATTGTGATCCTGGTCGCGCCGGACGTCTCCAACCCGTTCTTTGCCAAGGTGGTCGACGGCGTCCGGACCGAGATTGGCGCCTCCTTTCAGCTACTCATCTCCGTCACCGAGGCCGGGCAGATGCCCAGTGCCGCCTTGGTGCGGAACCTGCTGTCCCTCCGGCCTGCCGGGCTGCTGGTGGACGCGCCAAGCGCGGGGTTCCTGGCCGGGCTGCCGGCGGCCGGGCCCATGGTCCTGCTCGACACGGCGGGCGTGGAGAGCGATGTCCCCTCGGTTGACCTGGACGTCGCCGGGGGGGCCATCCAACTTGCGGACCATTTGGCGGACTTGGGCCACACCACGCTCGCCTACCTTGACGGGACCACCGGCACGGACACGTTTCGGGTCCGCCGGGAGGCCTTTTGCCGCCAGGCCCTCAGTCGTGGGATGGACGTGGTGGGGCAGGCCCGCACCACCATCGACGTCGGCGCTGCGGCCGACGCCTTTGCCGCGGCCTGGCCGCAGTGGCAGCGCCGGGGAGTCACCGCGGTGGTGTGCAGCACCGACACCCACGCCTACGGCGTATTGCAGGAGGCCCGGGTGGCCCGCCTGGCGGTGCCGGGGCAGCTGGCCGTGACCGGCTTCGACGACCTGCCCTACTCCGAAAGCTCCAGTCCGGGCCTGACCACCGTCCGGCTCCCCGCGGCCGAACTGGGCCGGACGGCCGGACGACAGCTGCTGCGCCTCCTGGATGGCGCGGAACTGGCGGGGGAGGACCCTGCCGGACACCGGGTCACCCTGCGAAGCGCGCTGGTGGTCCGGGGATCAACGGTGGAGGGTGCCGCAGTCCGGCCCGGCGGGGCGTAG
- the lysS gene encoding lysine--tRNA ligase, with translation MLVRLEKRAKLLERGDQAYPVGVGRTHTLEEIREKFPELAPDTSTGEHVGVTGRVVFVRNTGKLCFATLQSGAGTRLQAMLSLANVGEDALADWKSLVDLGDHVFVHGEVISSKRGELSVMADSWRMASKALRPLPVLHAELSEEMRVRQRYVDLIVRDAARDQVRKRSAIVKAIRDTLHGEDYLELETPILQLIHGGAAARPFHTHLNAFDQPMTLRIAIELYLKRAVVGGMDKVFELGRIFRNEGVDSTHSPEFTMLEAYEAYGDQFSMAKIMQRIILAAADAVGSRTIETERGQINLDGEWPWLPVYQGLGDAVGQTITPETTAGELRAIAAAHEVKVDAGWDAEKLVVELFGEIVEPTLIQPTFVCDYPPSAQPLARPHRDKPGLIEAWDLVIDGKETGTAFSELIDPVIQRERLTKQSLAAASGDPEAMQLDEDFLRALEYGAPPMGGLGLGIDRLVMLFTGVGIREAILFPLMKPE, from the coding sequence ATGCTTGTGCGTTTGGAAAAGCGCGCGAAATTGCTCGAACGCGGTGACCAGGCCTACCCGGTTGGTGTGGGCCGGACCCACACGCTGGAGGAAATCCGCGAGAAGTTCCCGGAGCTTGCTCCGGACACCAGTACCGGCGAACACGTCGGGGTGACCGGCCGCGTGGTTTTTGTCCGCAACACCGGCAAACTGTGCTTCGCCACGCTGCAGTCGGGGGCCGGAACGCGCCTGCAGGCCATGCTCTCGCTGGCCAACGTGGGCGAGGACGCCCTGGCCGACTGGAAGTCGCTGGTTGACCTGGGCGACCACGTCTTTGTGCACGGGGAGGTCATCAGCTCCAAGCGCGGCGAGCTGTCAGTCATGGCGGATTCGTGGCGGATGGCGTCCAAGGCCCTGCGCCCGCTGCCCGTGCTGCACGCGGAACTCTCGGAGGAAATGCGGGTGCGCCAGCGCTACGTGGACCTGATTGTCCGCGACGCCGCGCGCGATCAGGTCCGGAAGCGCTCGGCCATTGTCAAGGCCATCCGCGACACCCTCCACGGCGAGGACTACCTCGAGCTGGAGACCCCCATCCTCCAGCTCATCCACGGCGGCGCCGCCGCCCGCCCGTTCCACACCCACTTGAACGCCTTTGACCAGCCGATGACGCTGCGCATTGCCATTGAGCTTTACTTAAAGCGCGCGGTGGTGGGTGGCATGGATAAAGTGTTTGAGCTGGGCCGCATATTCCGGAATGAAGGCGTCGATTCAACCCACAGCCCGGAATTCACCATGCTGGAGGCCTATGAGGCCTACGGCGACCAATTCAGCATGGCCAAAATCATGCAGCGAATCATTCTCGCCGCCGCCGACGCCGTGGGCTCCCGCACCATTGAGACGGAGCGCGGGCAAATCAACCTCGACGGCGAATGGCCCTGGCTGCCTGTTTACCAAGGCCTGGGCGACGCGGTGGGGCAGACAATTACGCCCGAAACCACGGCCGGCGAATTGCGTGCCATCGCCGCCGCCCACGAGGTCAAAGTTGATGCCGGCTGGGACGCTGAAAAGCTCGTTGTTGAATTGTTTGGCGAAATTGTCGAGCCGACGCTCATCCAGCCCACGTTCGTCTGCGATTACCCGCCCTCGGCCCAGCCGCTGGCCCGCCCGCACCGGGACAAGCCGGGCCTTATCGAGGCGTGGGACCTGGTCATTGACGGCAAGGAAACCGGCACGGCCTTTTCCGAACTTATTGACCCGGTCATCCAGCGCGAGCGGCTGACCAAGCAGTCGCTGGCAGCCGCCTCCGGGGATCCGGAGGCCATGCAGCTGGATGAAGACTTCCTGCGCGCCCTGGAATATGGCGCGCCGCCCATGGGCGGTCTCGGCCTGGGCATCGACCGGCTGGTCATGCTCTTTACCGGCGTGGGAATCCGCGAGGCCATCCTCTTTCCCCTGATGAAACCAGAGTAG
- a CDS encoding histone-like nucleoid-structuring protein Lsr2: MAQKIHVTLVDDLDQSPADENITFGLDGVSYEIDLSAHNAEELRTALAKYIAVGRRAGGRAARGRGPAAASKSKSDVAEIRSWAKDNGYEVHERGRIQAEVRNAYYAAQGA; this comes from the coding sequence ATGGCACAGAAGATTCATGTAACGCTTGTCGATGACCTGGACCAAAGCCCCGCCGATGAAAACATCACGTTTGGCCTCGACGGCGTTAGCTACGAGATAGATCTTTCGGCGCACAATGCGGAGGAATTGCGCACAGCCCTGGCAAAGTACATTGCGGTGGGCCGGCGTGCCGGCGGGCGCGCAGCCCGCGGCCGCGGACCGGCAGCGGCGTCCAAATCAAAGAGCGACGTCGCTGAAATTCGCAGCTGGGCCAAGGACAACGGCTACGAAGTGCACGAACGCGGCCGCATCCAGGCCGAAGTCCGCAACGCCTATTACGCGGCGCAGGGCGCCTAA
- a CDS encoding ATP-dependent Clp protease ATP-binding subunit, whose translation MFERFTDRARRVVVLAQEEARMLNHNYIGTEHILLGLIHEGEGVAAKALESLNISLDGVREQVQEIIGQGQQAPSGHIPFTPRAKKVLELSLREALQLGHNYIGTEHILLGLIREGEGVAAQVLVKLGADLGRVRQQVIQLLSGYQGKEPVASGGQQQEGTPAGSVVLDQFGRNLTQAARENKLDPVIGREHEMERVMQVLSRRTKNNPVLIGEPGVGKTAVVEGLAQAIVRGDVPETIKDKQLYTLDLGSLVAGSRYRGDFEERLKKVLKEIRTRGDIILFIDEIHTLVGAGAAEGAIDAASILKPMLARGELQTIGATTLDEYRKHIEKDAALERRFQPIQVQEPSVPLTIEILKGLRDRYEAHHRVSITDDALTAAATLADRYISDRFLPDKAIDLIDEAGARLRIRRMTAPPELKAMDGEIAAVKKRKEDAIDAQDFERAASLRDDEQKLISARAEKERQWKSGGLDDISEVDEELIAEVLANSTGIPVFKLTEAESTRLLKMEDEIHKRVIGQNEAIKSISQAIRRTRSGLKDPKRPGGSFIFAGPTGVGKTELAKALAEFLFGDEDALITLDMSEYSEKHTVSRLFGAPPGYVGYEEGGQLTEKVRRRPFSVVLFDEVEKAHADLFNSLLQILEDGRLTDSQGRVVDFKNTIIIMTTNLGTRDISKSVATGFQSGSDTQTGYNRMRARVTEELKQHFRPEFLNRVDDVVVFPQLTQDEIIEIVDLMVARLEGRLADKGMGIELTPAAKVLLATRGYDPAMGARPLRRTIQREIEDHLSEKILFGEIKSGDIIAVDVEGEGDEAKFTFVGTARPKIPDAITASA comes from the coding sequence ATGTTTGAGCGATTCACTGATCGAGCCCGACGCGTTGTCGTGCTGGCCCAAGAAGAGGCCCGCATGCTCAACCACAATTACATCGGCACGGAGCATATCCTGCTCGGCCTCATCCACGAGGGTGAAGGTGTTGCCGCCAAGGCCCTGGAGTCCTTGAACATCTCCCTGGACGGTGTCCGGGAGCAGGTCCAGGAGATCATTGGGCAGGGGCAGCAGGCCCCCAGCGGGCACATCCCGTTCACTCCGCGTGCCAAGAAGGTGCTGGAGCTCTCGCTGCGTGAGGCCCTGCAGCTGGGCCACAACTACATCGGCACCGAGCACATCCTCCTGGGACTGATCCGCGAGGGCGAAGGCGTGGCCGCGCAGGTGCTGGTGAAGCTCGGCGCCGATCTGGGCCGCGTGCGCCAGCAGGTCATCCAGCTGCTCTCCGGCTACCAGGGCAAGGAACCCGTGGCCAGCGGCGGCCAGCAGCAGGAAGGCACCCCGGCGGGGTCCGTGGTGCTGGACCAGTTTGGCCGGAACCTGACACAGGCCGCCCGGGAAAACAAGCTCGACCCCGTCATCGGGCGCGAGCATGAGATGGAACGCGTCATGCAGGTCCTCTCCCGACGAACGAAAAACAACCCGGTCCTCATCGGCGAGCCGGGCGTCGGCAAGACGGCCGTCGTCGAAGGCCTGGCCCAGGCGATTGTGCGCGGCGACGTGCCGGAGACCATCAAGGACAAGCAGCTGTACACGCTTGACCTGGGCTCGCTGGTGGCCGGCTCCCGCTACCGCGGCGACTTCGAGGAACGCCTGAAGAAGGTCCTGAAGGAAATCCGCACGCGCGGGGACATCATCCTCTTCATCGACGAGATCCACACACTGGTCGGCGCCGGTGCGGCCGAGGGCGCCATCGACGCGGCCTCCATCCTCAAGCCCATGCTGGCACGCGGCGAACTGCAGACCATCGGCGCCACCACGCTCGATGAATACCGCAAGCACATTGAGAAGGACGCCGCGCTGGAGCGCCGCTTCCAGCCCATCCAGGTGCAGGAACCGTCCGTGCCGCTGACCATTGAAATCCTCAAGGGCCTGCGCGACCGCTACGAGGCCCACCACCGCGTGTCCATCACCGACGACGCGCTGACGGCGGCCGCCACCCTTGCGGACCGGTACATCAGCGACCGCTTCCTGCCGGACAAGGCCATCGACCTGATCGACGAGGCCGGGGCCCGCCTGCGCATCCGCCGCATGACGGCGCCGCCGGAGCTCAAGGCCATGGACGGCGAGATCGCGGCCGTGAAGAAGCGCAAGGAAGACGCCATCGACGCCCAGGACTTCGAACGTGCCGCGTCCCTGCGCGACGACGAACAGAAGCTCATCAGCGCCCGCGCCGAAAAGGAACGCCAGTGGAAGTCCGGCGGCCTGGATGACATCTCCGAGGTCGATGAGGAACTCATCGCTGAGGTCCTGGCCAACTCCACCGGCATCCCCGTGTTCAAGCTGACCGAGGCCGAGTCCACGCGCCTGCTGAAGATGGAAGACGAGATCCACAAGCGCGTGATCGGCCAGAACGAGGCCATCAAGTCGATCTCCCAGGCCATCCGCCGCACGCGGTCCGGCCTGAAGGACCCCAAACGCCCGGGCGGCTCGTTCATCTTCGCCGGCCCCACCGGCGTTGGCAAGACCGAGCTGGCCAAGGCCCTTGCCGAGTTCCTGTTCGGCGATGAAGACGCCCTGATCACGCTGGACATGTCCGAGTATTCGGAGAAGCACACGGTGTCCCGCCTGTTTGGCGCCCCTCCCGGCTACGTGGGCTACGAAGAAGGCGGGCAGCTGACCGAGAAGGTGCGCCGCCGCCCGTTCTCCGTGGTCCTCTTCGACGAGGTTGAAAAGGCCCACGCGGACCTGTTCAACTCGCTGCTGCAGATCCTCGAGGACGGCCGCCTGACGGACAGCCAGGGCCGGGTGGTGGACTTCAAGAACACCATCATCATCATGACCACCAACCTGGGCACACGTGACATCTCCAAGTCCGTGGCCACCGGCTTCCAGTCCGGCTCGGACACCCAGACCGGCTACAACCGGATGCGTGCACGGGTGACGGAAGAGCTCAAGCAGCACTTCCGCCCCGAGTTCCTCAACCGCGTTGACGACGTGGTGGTGTTCCCGCAGCTGACCCAGGACGAGATCATCGAGATCGTTGACCTCATGGTGGCACGACTCGAGGGACGCCTGGCGGACAAGGGCATGGGCATTGAGCTCACGCCCGCGGCCAAGGTCCTGTTGGCCACCCGCGGCTACGACCCCGCCATGGGTGCCCGGCCCCTGCGACGCACCATCCAGCGCGAGATCGAGGACCACCTTTCCGAGAAGATCCTCTTTGGGGAGATCAAGTCCGGCGACATCATCGCGGTGGACGTGGAAGGCGAGGGCGACGAGGCAAAGTTCACCTTTGTGGGCACAGCCAGGCCGAAGATCCCGGACGCCATCACCGCTTCCGCGTAA
- a CDS encoding amino-acid N-acetyltransferase — protein sequence MTAETTALDIALRPARTSDVQAIKDLVAPLAEQRILISKESVTYYESIQEFIVAEIDGVIVGCGALHVMWEDLAEIRTLATAGAWRGRGVGHALVERLLEHARRVGVGRVFCLTFEVDFFLRHRFEVMADQSVVDPAVYMELLRSADEGIAEFLDLARVKPNTLGNTRMIRTL from the coding sequence GTGACTGCCGAAACCACCGCCCTTGACATTGCCCTCCGGCCGGCCCGGACCTCCGACGTCCAGGCCATCAAGGACCTGGTGGCGCCCCTGGCGGAGCAGCGAATCCTGATCTCCAAGGAATCGGTCACCTATTACGAATCCATCCAGGAATTCATCGTTGCCGAGATCGACGGCGTCATTGTGGGCTGCGGGGCCCTTCACGTCATGTGGGAGGACCTTGCTGAAATCCGCACCCTGGCCACCGCCGGCGCGTGGCGGGGCAGGGGCGTGGGCCATGCCCTGGTGGAGCGGCTGCTGGAGCACGCCCGCCGGGTCGGCGTCGGCCGCGTGTTCTGCCTGACGTTTGAGGTGGACTTTTTCCTCCGCCACCGTTTTGAGGTCATGGCGGACCAGAGCGTCGTGGACCCGGCCGTGTACATGGAACTGCTGCGCTCCGCGGATGAAGGCATTGCCGAGTTCCTGGACCTGGCGCGCGTCAAGCCGAACACGCTGGGCAACACCCGGATGATCCGCACGCTCTGA
- the dhaK gene encoding dihydroxyacetone kinase subunit DhaK yields MKKLINDPKAVVDESVEGFGLAHADLVTVHPDPLFVSRKEAKSGKVGLLSGGGSGHEPLHAGYVGFGMLDAAVPGAVFTSPTPDAIIPATLAADSGAGVVHIVKNYTGDVLNFETAAEMAQAEGVEVRTVLVNDDVAVEDSLYTAGRRGVGGTVLVEKIAGAAAERGDGLDAVAAIGQRVNDNVRTMGVALSACTVPHAGVPSFELGEDEIEIGIGIHGEPGRHRIPMENADGITDRLLEPILADLKPAPGEKVLLFVNGMGGTPASELYIVYRHAVKVLEGAGLVVERSLVGNYITALEMQGCSISVLRLDQEMTSLWDAPVHTPALRWGM; encoded by the coding sequence TTGAAAAAGCTCATCAATGATCCCAAGGCTGTTGTGGATGAATCGGTGGAGGGATTCGGCCTGGCGCATGCAGACCTGGTCACGGTCCATCCCGATCCGCTGTTTGTTTCCCGCAAGGAGGCCAAGTCCGGCAAGGTGGGGCTGCTTTCCGGCGGCGGCAGCGGCCACGAACCCCTCCACGCCGGCTACGTTGGCTTCGGCATGCTCGACGCCGCCGTCCCCGGCGCGGTTTTCACCTCACCCACGCCCGACGCCATCATTCCGGCGACACTCGCAGCGGACTCCGGTGCCGGCGTCGTCCACATCGTGAAGAACTACACCGGGGACGTGCTGAACTTTGAGACGGCCGCCGAGATGGCCCAGGCGGAGGGCGTCGAGGTCCGCACGGTGTTGGTGAACGACGATGTCGCCGTCGAGGACTCGCTGTACACGGCCGGGCGGCGCGGCGTGGGTGGCACGGTGCTGGTGGAGAAGATTGCCGGCGCCGCGGCCGAGAGGGGCGACGGGCTCGACGCCGTCGCCGCCATCGGCCAGCGGGTCAACGACAATGTGCGCACCATGGGCGTGGCCCTGTCAGCCTGCACGGTGCCGCACGCGGGCGTGCCGAGCTTTGAGCTGGGCGAGGACGAGATTGAAATTGGCATTGGCATCCACGGGGAGCCCGGCCGGCACAGGATCCCGATGGAGAACGCCGACGGGATCACGGACAGGCTGCTGGAGCCCATTCTGGCGGACCTCAAGCCCGCCCCGGGGGAGAAGGTCCTGCTGTTTGTCAACGGGATGGGCGGCACCCCTGCCAGCGAGCTCTACATCGTGTACCGGCATGCGGTGAAGGTGCTTGAGGGGGCCGGGCTGGTGGTGGAGCGCTCGCTGGTGGGCAACTACATCACGGCACTGGAAATGCAGGGCTGTTCCATTTCGGTGCTGCGCCTGGACCAGGAAATGACGTCTCTGTGGGACGCGCCCGTCCACACGCCGGCACTGCGATGGGGGATGTAA
- the dhaL gene encoding dihydroxyacetone kinase subunit DhaL produces MTGSGNGSGQVLDAAWAIDWLRRSAAVVSENRVALIELDRAIGDGDHGENLDRGFTAIVAKLDQETPATPGAAFKMAAMTLMSKVGGAAGPLYGTAFLRAGTAVGDATALDASMLVAALTAARDGVVARGKAASGEKTMIDAWTPAVEAAAAEAAADGGPAVVLAAAADAAEAGAIATDPLIARKGRASYLGERAIGHRDPGAASSALILRAAADAAAASAGSAAGGSAPAGSAS; encoded by the coding sequence GTGACGGGCTCCGGCAACGGCTCCGGACAGGTGCTGGACGCGGCGTGGGCCATCGACTGGCTGCGGCGCAGCGCGGCCGTGGTGTCGGAAAACCGTGTGGCGTTGATTGAGCTGGACCGCGCCATCGGCGACGGGGACCACGGCGAGAACTTGGACCGCGGTTTCACCGCCATTGTGGCCAAGCTCGACCAGGAGACCCCTGCCACGCCCGGGGCGGCGTTCAAGATGGCGGCCATGACGCTCATGTCAAAGGTGGGCGGAGCCGCCGGGCCCCTTTACGGCACCGCATTCCTGCGTGCAGGCACCGCCGTGGGCGATGCCACCGCGCTGGACGCCTCCATGCTGGTTGCGGCACTGACTGCGGCACGGGACGGCGTGGTGGCACGCGGAAAGGCCGCCTCGGGCGAGAAGACCATGATCGACGCATGGACCCCGGCGGTTGAAGCCGCCGCCGCCGAAGCTGCTGCCGATGGCGGGCCCGCCGTCGTGCTGGCGGCAGCGGCCGACGCTGCGGAGGCCGGCGCCATCGCGACCGACCCGCTCATAGCGCGCAAGGGCCGGGCAAGCTATCTGGGGGAGCGGGCCATCGGGCACCGGGACCCCGGCGCCGCGTCGTCGGCGCTGATCCTGCGTGCGGCGGCCGACGCCGCGGCGGCATCGGCAGGGTCGGCTGCGGGCGGGTCGGCGCCGGCCGGGTCGGCCTCATGA